One segment of Hemibagrus wyckioides isolate EC202008001 linkage group LG05, SWU_Hwy_1.0, whole genome shotgun sequence DNA contains the following:
- the LOC131353204 gene encoding uncharacterized protein LOC131353204 isoform X3, with protein MYSYITHCELGKKAGSVQKTMQTFLWTLSFIQVLISVTESKAESVFNGTEGGSVNISCEYPDGYQKNTINLTLNDGVYYCGVEKWFMDILIEVKLTVTKVVLQCQSPDVTQLPCATTLISCTADNFTSVEQASSTTQPQHSLDPHIQLLVVCGGVLGLMLCCVLATLVILYRKKSSTQNTSLKPPAPESQISHPSSDQEDIWHVYDDMLTVYSLAGPARGDQSSATYGTIQLPAPANNDCSLYSLVTPH; from the exons ATGTATAGTTATATAACACACTGTGAGCTTGGAAAGAAAGCTGGTAGTGTGCAGAAAACAATGCAAACATTTTTGTGGACTCTCTCCTTTATCCAAG ttttgaTAAGTGTGACAGAGAGCAAGGCTGAAAGTGTTTTTAATGGAACAGAGGGAGGCAGTGTGAATATCTCCTGTGAATACCCTGATGGATATCAAAAAAATACCAT AAATCTCACATTAAACGACGGAGTTTATTACTGTGGAGTGGAGAAATGGTTCATGGACATATTGATTGAAGTAAAGCTTACTGTCACTAAAG tTGTCTTGCAGTGTCAAAGCCCTGATGTTACACAGCTTCCCTGTGCTACGACATTGATATCATGTACTGCAG ATAATTTCACCTCAGTTGAACAAGCATCATCTACAACTCAACCTCAACATTCTTTAGACCCACACA TTCAGTTGCTTGTTGTTTGTGGAGGAGTGCTGGGCCTAATGTTGTGCTGTGTTCTTGCAACTCTTGTGATTCTCTACAGAAAGAAATCCagcacacaaaacacat cgttGAAACCACCTGCTCCTGAAAGCCAAATTTCACATCCATCATCTGATCAG GAGGACATTTGGCATGTGTATGACGACATGTTGACTGTGTATAGTTTAGCTGGTCCAGCTAGAGGAGATCAATCTTCAGCCACCTACGGCACCATTCAGCTCCCTGCTCCAGCAAATAATGACTGCAGTCTATACTCTCTTGTAACTCCTCACTGA
- the LOC131353204 gene encoding uncharacterized protein LOC131353204 isoform X5, with the protein MDILIEVKLTVTKVVLQCQSPDVTQLPCATTLISCTADNFTSVEQASSTTQPQHSLDPHIQLLVVCGGVLGLMLCCVLATLVILYRKKSSTQNTSLKPPAPESQISHPSSDQEDIWHVYDDMLTVYSLAGPARGDQSSATYGTIQLPAPANNDCSLYSLVTPH; encoded by the exons ATGGACATATTGATTGAAGTAAAGCTTACTGTCACTAAAG tTGTCTTGCAGTGTCAAAGCCCTGATGTTACACAGCTTCCCTGTGCTACGACATTGATATCATGTACTGCAG ATAATTTCACCTCAGTTGAACAAGCATCATCTACAACTCAACCTCAACATTCTTTAGACCCACACA TTCAGTTGCTTGTTGTTTGTGGAGGAGTGCTGGGCCTAATGTTGTGCTGTGTTCTTGCAACTCTTGTGATTCTCTACAGAAAGAAATCCagcacacaaaacacat cgttGAAACCACCTGCTCCTGAAAGCCAAATTTCACATCCATCATCTGATCAG GAGGACATTTGGCATGTGTATGACGACATGTTGACTGTGTATAGTTTAGCTGGTCCAGCTAGAGGAGATCAATCTTCAGCCACCTACGGCACCATTCAGCTCCCTGCTCCAGCAAATAATGACTGCAGTCTATACTCTCTTGTAACTCCTCACTGA
- the LOC131353204 gene encoding CMRF35-like molecule 8 isoform X1: MYSYITHCELGKKAGSVQKTMQTFLWTLSFIQVLISVTESKAESVFNGTEGGSVNISCEYPDGYQKNTMYVCHDPCTYSDVLIKSEKVDQVVSKGRYTALNTPSEQSFSVTIRNLTLNDGVYYCGVEKWFMDILIEVKLTVTKVVLQCQSPDVTQLPCATTLISCTADNFTSVEQASSTTQPQHSLDPHIQLLVVCGGVLGLMLCCVLATLVILYRKKSSTQNTSLKPPAPESQISHPSSDQEDIWHVYDDMLTVYSLAGPARGDQSSATYGTIQLPAPANNDCSLYSLVTPH, translated from the exons ATGTATAGTTATATAACACACTGTGAGCTTGGAAAGAAAGCTGGTAGTGTGCAGAAAACAATGCAAACATTTTTGTGGACTCTCTCCTTTATCCAAG ttttgaTAAGTGTGACAGAGAGCAAGGCTGAAAGTGTTTTTAATGGAACAGAGGGAGGCAGTGTGAATATCTCCTGTGAATACCCTGATGGATATCAAAAAAATACCATGTATGTCTGTCATGATCCATGCACTTATTCTGATGTCTTAATTAAATCTGAGAAAGTTGATCAGGTCGTCTCTAAGGGAAGATACACTGCGCTAAACACTCCGTCTGAACAGAGTTTCTCTGTCACCATCAGAAATCTCACATTAAACGACGGAGTTTATTACTGTGGAGTGGAGAAATGGTTCATGGACATATTGATTGAAGTAAAGCTTACTGTCACTAAAG tTGTCTTGCAGTGTCAAAGCCCTGATGTTACACAGCTTCCCTGTGCTACGACATTGATATCATGTACTGCAG ATAATTTCACCTCAGTTGAACAAGCATCATCTACAACTCAACCTCAACATTCTTTAGACCCACACA TTCAGTTGCTTGTTGTTTGTGGAGGAGTGCTGGGCCTAATGTTGTGCTGTGTTCTTGCAACTCTTGTGATTCTCTACAGAAAGAAATCCagcacacaaaacacat cgttGAAACCACCTGCTCCTGAAAGCCAAATTTCACATCCATCATCTGATCAG GAGGACATTTGGCATGTGTATGACGACATGTTGACTGTGTATAGTTTAGCTGGTCCAGCTAGAGGAGATCAATCTTCAGCCACCTACGGCACCATTCAGCTCCCTGCTCCAGCAAATAATGACTGCAGTCTATACTCTCTTGTAACTCCTCACTGA
- the LOC131353204 gene encoding CMRF35-like molecule 8 isoform X2 translates to MYSYITHCELGKKAGSVQKTMQTFLWTLSFIQVLISVTESKAESVFNGTEGGSVNISCEYPDGYQKNTMYVCHDPCTYSDVLIKSEKVDQVVSKGRYTALNTPSEQSFSVTIRNLTLNDGVYYCGVEKWFMDILIEVKLTVTKVVLQCQSPDVTQLPCATTLISCTAVQLLVVCGGVLGLMLCCVLATLVILYRKKSSTQNTSLKPPAPESQISHPSSDQEDIWHVYDDMLTVYSLAGPARGDQSSATYGTIQLPAPANNDCSLYSLVTPH, encoded by the exons ATGTATAGTTATATAACACACTGTGAGCTTGGAAAGAAAGCTGGTAGTGTGCAGAAAACAATGCAAACATTTTTGTGGACTCTCTCCTTTATCCAAG ttttgaTAAGTGTGACAGAGAGCAAGGCTGAAAGTGTTTTTAATGGAACAGAGGGAGGCAGTGTGAATATCTCCTGTGAATACCCTGATGGATATCAAAAAAATACCATGTATGTCTGTCATGATCCATGCACTTATTCTGATGTCTTAATTAAATCTGAGAAAGTTGATCAGGTCGTCTCTAAGGGAAGATACACTGCGCTAAACACTCCGTCTGAACAGAGTTTCTCTGTCACCATCAGAAATCTCACATTAAACGACGGAGTTTATTACTGTGGAGTGGAGAAATGGTTCATGGACATATTGATTGAAGTAAAGCTTACTGTCACTAAAG tTGTCTTGCAGTGTCAAAGCCCTGATGTTACACAGCTTCCCTGTGCTACGACATTGATATCATGTACTGCAG TTCAGTTGCTTGTTGTTTGTGGAGGAGTGCTGGGCCTAATGTTGTGCTGTGTTCTTGCAACTCTTGTGATTCTCTACAGAAAGAAATCCagcacacaaaacacat cgttGAAACCACCTGCTCCTGAAAGCCAAATTTCACATCCATCATCTGATCAG GAGGACATTTGGCATGTGTATGACGACATGTTGACTGTGTATAGTTTAGCTGGTCCAGCTAGAGGAGATCAATCTTCAGCCACCTACGGCACCATTCAGCTCCCTGCTCCAGCAAATAATGACTGCAGTCTATACTCTCTTGTAACTCCTCACTGA
- the LOC131353204 gene encoding CMRF35-like molecule 8 isoform X4 gives MYSYITHCELGKKAGSVQKTMQTFLWTLSFIQVLISVTESKAESVFNGTEGGSVNISCEYPDGYQKNTMYVCHDPCTYSDVLIKSEKVDQVVSKGRYTALNTPSEQSFSVTIRNLTLNDGVYYCGVEKWFMDILIEVKLTVTKVVLQCQSPDVTQLPCATTLISCTADNFTSVEQASSTTQPQHSLDPHKRNPAHKTHR, from the exons ATGTATAGTTATATAACACACTGTGAGCTTGGAAAGAAAGCTGGTAGTGTGCAGAAAACAATGCAAACATTTTTGTGGACTCTCTCCTTTATCCAAG ttttgaTAAGTGTGACAGAGAGCAAGGCTGAAAGTGTTTTTAATGGAACAGAGGGAGGCAGTGTGAATATCTCCTGTGAATACCCTGATGGATATCAAAAAAATACCATGTATGTCTGTCATGATCCATGCACTTATTCTGATGTCTTAATTAAATCTGAGAAAGTTGATCAGGTCGTCTCTAAGGGAAGATACACTGCGCTAAACACTCCGTCTGAACAGAGTTTCTCTGTCACCATCAGAAATCTCACATTAAACGACGGAGTTTATTACTGTGGAGTGGAGAAATGGTTCATGGACATATTGATTGAAGTAAAGCTTACTGTCACTAAAG tTGTCTTGCAGTGTCAAAGCCCTGATGTTACACAGCTTCCCTGTGCTACGACATTGATATCATGTACTGCAG ATAATTTCACCTCAGTTGAACAAGCATCATCTACAACTCAACCTCAACATTCTTTAGACCCACACA AAAGAAATCCagcacacaaaacacat cgttGA